Genomic segment of Treponema primitia ZAS-1:
GTAGATCTGCACCGACTCAAACCCGCTCTTACTAAGCCGGTTCAGCTCAAATTCCGCCAGCTTGGCCCGCTTGGTTATTACATACACATAAGCCAGGGTCAACCGGCACTGGTAGACCCGCAGGGGTTCTTCACTATTGGTTACCACCTGCTCCAGATAGAGCAGGGCATCGTCAAACCGTTCCAGTTTCATATAACAAAGCCCTAAATAGTAGGACAGTTCCGTATTTTCTTCGACACTGCATTGCCCCGTATCGATTCTGAGCAGTTCCTGCAGGGCCGCCTCCCAGCGTTTTAAACCGAAAAGCCGTATCCCCTCTTTTAATCTTTCCTCAGAAACCCGGTTTTCCACCATATTAAGAAACCTCTATAACCCGGGCGGCTACCGCAGGACGGATATCATACGTCAAAGGATGAAACCCGAAGATCCGTTCGTAATCCTCAAGACGACGCCGGTATTCACCGATTGCGTTATCGTTGATAATCGTATAGGTACAGCCCCCAAAGCCCTGACCGGTCATACGGGAACCCAGAACCCCTTCAATCTCCTGGGCCCGCTTTACCAGCCAATCTATCTCGGGGCAGGAAACTTCGTACAGATCCCGCAGACTTTCATGGGAATGGAGAAGTACCTTGGAAAGAAGCGGAAAATCCTGGCGTTTCAAAGCATCTTCCGCGTCATAGACCCGCTGTATCTCCTGAACGATGTGCATGGACCGCCGCCGTATCTCCTCGGGCAGATCCCCCATGGATTCCACCAAATCCGGAGCGGCATAATCCCGTAAGTTAGACCCGGGCTTTTTCTGGGCAAGGAGTTCCAGCCCCCGTTTGATATCCTGCCGGCGCTGTTTCAGCTCATCTTCCACCCCAAGCCGGGGTACCCGGGAATCCATGACAACGATTTTATACTTTGAAAGGGGGGATTTGATTCGCCGAACCTCCATGGAAAGTTCATCCACCAGGAGAAAGTTATCCTTTCTGGCGTTAAAAGCGATAAGATAATCCACTGGGCTGGCATTTTTTCCAAAAAACAAGGCTTCTGCGCTAAGTAAGCGGTTAAGTAGTTCCTTATCGCTGATATTGGCCTGAAAAAAGCCCTTTAAGGCCACCGCAGACGCTACTTCAATAGCCGAAGAGGAGGCTAAACCCACCTGCTGAGGAATATTTCCCATCAAAGTAAAGTTGAGTCCCTTTACGGGGTAGCCCAATTCGGCAAAAACCTGGATAGCCACCTTGATATAATTGGCCCACCGGTCTTCCCGCTTGTATTTGAGGTTTACCAGGGTGGTCCGTTTCCGTTCCCCCAGATCCGCCGCGAAAAAACGAAGGGAATTATCCTTCCGCATGCTCACTGCAACTCTGATATACCGGTCAATAGCGGCGGACAGGAATAATCCGGCCTTTGGCTCCCCATGCTCGCCCAGAAAATGAATGCGGCCGGGCGCTTCGGCAACCACAACAGGTTCAGCTCCTCCACCGAGGCTGCCAGACCGAACTTCCCCTCCGGATCGGTCGGCATCAATCTCGTATTCTGTACGGTGGATCTGACCGATGTCCATCATATGCAAAAACCCCTCTCTAGCCTTATACTACAGGAAATTTCAGGATTGTTCAATAAAAATTACGAATAAAAATTGTGTATAATATGAAAAATTAGGCCTTAACCCGGAATTTCAGCCGCTGTATGGGAGAAGGTCCGAACCGGAGTACCGCTTCCCGGTGGGCTTTTGTGGGGTAGCCCTTGTGCTTTTCATACCCATATTGGGGGTAAAGCTTGGCGTAGCGGTCCATTTCCCGGTCTCGGGCGGTTTTGGCGAGGATGGAGGCAGCCATGACCTCGGGGATTTGGCCGTCGGCCTTGACCAGGGCTTTGCAGGGGATAGGGATATCCGGGACATAGAGACCGTCAACAATGGCTTCCAGGGAGGCGGCGTCCAAGCCGGGATAAGCGGCAAGCATGGCCTCAAAGGCCCGCTTCATGGCCAAGAGGCTGGCTTGGAGTATGTTGATTTCGTCGATTTCCTCGTGGCTGGCCCAGCCTATGCCCCAGGCCAGGGCGCCTTCCATAATAAGCGGCCGGCTGGTTTCCCGTTGTTTTTCGCTGAGTTTTTTAGAATCCCCCAGGATACTCCGGTTAAAATCCCCGGGAAGAACCACCGCGGCAGCGCAGACCGGGCCGGCAAGGGGTCCCCTGCCCGCTTCATCCAGGCCGCAGATCAAGGGTTGGCCTGTCCGGCTTTGCCCTTCAGCGCCGCCAGAATTGGCCGCAGTTCGGGGTCGTGGGCATAATAATGCTGTTCCAACTCCTCATGGCTCAGGCCGACTAACTCGTGGCTCATATAGTGGATCCACAGATCTTCATCATTAATAGAAAGCTCGTGCTTGCGGCACCAGTAATCGGGCTGGATGGGGTGTTGGTCCGGCTTGTCATAAAAATACTTGTAATCGTGAACCGCAACCTTGATATCATCCCGGGGTATACCCTTTTCCAGGATGATCCCGGTCAGGTGATTGATGGTTCTGCCGGAATCAAAAATATCATCCACCAGCAGCACCCGGTCCCCTATGCGCAGATGTTCCGGCGCGTAGGTCCAGCCCTCAACCTTCACCTGATCCGCCTCCCCAATGCCGGTATAGGACCGGGCAACCACGGCGGCATAGTAAACCGGCCGGTCATTTCTGCGGACTATCTTGAAGTATTCGCTTATCACATTCCCCAGGTAGGCGCCCCCCCGGAGGGATACATAGATCACATCGGGGATGAACCCGTCATGGTAGATCCGGTGGGCCAGTTTCAGCGCATTGTTCCGTACCACATCGTAGGAAAGAAATTCCTTTTTCATGCCGTAATTCTACCATAATTGCCCGGAGGTATCTACAGTTTCTCAAACTCCCAGCTAATTCCCCTATCCGATACGTGAACACGGCAGTAGGTACTATTCTCCCTAAAATCTTCAATGGTGATATATTCGACCCCACCGGCTTTCCGGATAATCCGCTGATGCACATGGCCCATAAACATAGCGTCCGCGCGGTCCCTTAGGATAGACAGGATCCTGGCCCGCTCCCGGGTGTCGGCGATCTGCTGAATGTCCACCGGGGTTTCCACAAACAAATTGGTGTGGGTAAAAACAAACACATGGCTTTTCGCAGACCGAAGCTCGTCCCGGAGCCAGTCCAGTTGGGCGGAACCAAAGGAGGCGTTAGCGGAATCCAGCACAAACAGACTGGTAGTATCGTGATCGATCCGGTACCTGGTTGAACCGATAAAATCCCTCCATATCGGCCAATTGTTAAAATATATATCGTGGTTCCCGACCACCGGGTAACAGGGGATGCCCAGGGTACGGGCTATTTCAATAAATTTCTCAATATCCCGCCGTCTCCCGTTCTGGGTAATATCCCCGGTGATAACCACAAATTTATCATCCGGCTTGATAGCGTCCTTCAGTCCTTCAAGCCCATGGGCATTGCCGTCTTCTATATGGGTATCGCTCAATACGATAAACGAATACTCACCGCCCAGGGAATGATTTCTGTCACTATCGGTAAGAAACGTAAAAACATTGCTGCTCTCAAGCCGGACATCCAATTCACCGGAGGCGATAAGGCCAACGAGGTCCACATTACAGGCCAGGGGCAGGAACAGGAGGGGAACGAGTGCAGCCAGAAGCAATATCCTGCTCCGAAGAGATTTTATTACCATGTGAATACGAGCCCCGCTTTATAGGCAATACCGTAAAACCGGGAGGACAGGCCGGCGCTTCCGGTTTGGTGCAGCTCCAGAGCGTTTGTCAGGGAAAGCGATTTGGTAATACCCACCCGGCTATTCAGGCTAAGGTAATAGACACCGAAATTTCCGGCCGCATAATCATTGAAATTGGCGCACCGTAAGCCAATTCTGAATTTTTCACTGTTGTAAAAATTGACATACCCCTCAAAGGCCAGGATCGACTCAAAAATAACCGGATCGTCAAAAAAAGAAGAAAAGCGGAGATTAGGTCCCAGGGTAAAGCCCGCATACTTACCTTTAAATCCGATCAGGGGAAGCACCGTATGACTGTTGGCCTCATACTCCGGCAGGGTATTGAACATATAGGAAAGGTACATATACAGCGGTACCCTGCGGATCAATCTTGCCTCAAGCCCCGCTGAGGCGTCCAGCTCATAGGCGGCGCTTGCGGTCCACAGGGAAAGCCCGCCCTGAACGGTATAGAGTTCATTAAATTCAAGAGAACCGGAGGCGGAAAGGGTTAAACACGAAGAATAGCTCCGGTTATATTCCGGCATAAGTTCAATGCCGGCCTCTTTATGGGAGATAGAAAAATCAAAACCGTACACGGGGGATGCGAAAAATAGTAAAACTACCAGCCCTGATATTCCTATAAAGCTGCGGCGCAACTTGCAGCGAAGCTCTCCGCGCATGACAATATTCATATACGAAATTTATTCCCGCTTAACCGGTCTGAAAAACCCGAAGAGGCTGCCACAGAAACCCCCGGCTATATGGGCAAATTCAGAAACATTGTTTGCGCTAAAGGAATTGAAAATTTCCCGGCCCAGATACAGGGCAAGGACCAGGATAAAGGTCAGGGGAATTTCCCCTTCCGTAAAGTTGGTGAACGATGCCAGGAGTATCATCATAAAAACTACACCGGAGGCGCCCAGGAGGGCGGTACGGAAGAGGAGTATGTTCAGCGCCCCCGTAACCAGGGCGGTGACGGCGATCATCAGGAGCAGGGAAAGGGAACCGTAGGAGGTTTCCAGCATGGGACCGATGAGCAGTATAAATGCGAAATTGGAAAGCAGGTGGTTCCAGGAAGCATGACCGATAACATGGGTAAAGAGGTTAATCCAGTTCCGGATCCGCGAAGGGTCAAAGCCTCCCTTGCCGGGCACGGTAAACCAGGCCTGGGTCAGGGAATGGAAAAAAAGCTGGGACAGGAGCAGCACAACGGCGCTGAGAAACGCGTAGGTTAATACCGTGGGGGAATTGTATTTTATCTTCATGTAACCTCAATTTGAACAGGACAGTGATCCGAGCCCTGTACATCGGGCCGTATAATTGAGCTTGCAATCCTGGGCATAAAGGCCCGGTCCACGCAGTGATAGTCGATACGCCACCCCACATTCCGCTCACGGGCGCTCATACGGTAGGACCACCAGCTGTAATGGCCGGTCTCACCGGGGTGTTTGTCCCGGAAGGTATCCGCATAGCCTGCGGAAGTGAAGGTATCCATCCAGGCCCGCTCCTCCGGAAGATACCCGGCGTTCCCCTCATTCTCCTTGGGCCGGGCCAGATCGATGGGGGTATGGGCGATATTGTAATCCCCGCAGAGCACCAGATGGCGCCCGGCTGCGACCAGCTTATTACAACATTCCAGTATGGCGGCGCAGAAGCCCAGCTTATAGTCCAGCCGCGCGCCGGCGTCCTGGGAATTGGGGAAATAGGCGCTGATCAGAACAAAGTCCTTAAAATCCGCCTGCAGCACCCTCCCCTCGTCGTCGAATTCCGGAACTCCCAGGGGCTTCACATCCAGGGGCTCGGTTTTACTATAAATAGCCGTCCCGGAATAGCCCTTTTTCCGGGCGCTGGCCCAGTAGGAAAAGTAGGGCTTCCCACCCTTATCCGCCGGGCCCTTCAGCTCCGGGGAAAGCTGGTCAGGATGGGCCTTGGTTTCCTGGAGGCAGAGCAGATCCGGCGATTCCTGCCGGACCCAGTCGATAAAGCCCCGCTTTTCCACCGCCCGTATTCCGTTAACGTTCCACGACAGAATTTTCATTACCACTATAATAGCTGAAATATACCCATAATGTGAAGACCGCCGGTGAGAGGAGGGCCCGGCCAGTGTCCTGCCGCCCGCTCATCAGTTTGCCGAATATGAGCGTACCCTTCCCGGACAATATGCCTCCAACTATTTTCCGGCCGGGGTTTGATGCCCTTTGGCCAAATATGCTATGCTGGGTTAGTGAGAACATCAGATACCCTGCCGGAGAAGTGGTACGACCATCAGCTTTCTTCACAGGAACTTAAACAATTCATAGCTGAAGAACGGAATGGAAAGGAAAACAAAAGTGTGTGGATCGGCATAGTAGAGCCGGAAGCCGCCGAACGGATAAAAACAGTTTGCGGAGATGAGGTATCAAAAATTATGCTGGAAAGCGGAGCCGTTCGGCACTCCTATAATAAAGCGCACCACAATCTCGCGGACACCGACCTTGAATATGCCGTTACGGTTATAAATAGCCCTTCAACAATCATAGCGTTATCCAACCAAAAACATCGTGATAGCGAAGTACTCTCTTTTAAGGGAAATATCAACGGCGAAATATATTTTTTAGAAGCCGTGCGCCCCAAGCATCAAGGCTGGCTCTCTCTCGTAACGTGCTACAGGCCAAAAAAGGCGGGACAGGGCTCCAATGCTGCGAAAACCGCCCCCCGGAGCTAACGTCCAAAACGTGCCGTCCCCTACCTATGTCTAAATATAGTCTAAACTGGTTTTCCAGTCAACGGTTAGCGGCGCCCTGCTTACTTGACCGACATTAAGTTTTATAGTAATTTTAGTCATTATTATAGAATATTTAAACCTAAATTGGTTTTTATTCCTGGGATGGGATGCGGAAAAATGCTCATAATTCCTTACAGTGTAAGCAATTACCCCCCCCCCCCGATAGATTTAGTAGATTATTTTAATCCCATAACTTTTCCCTTTCATACCTATTCTTATTCGGTCCTCAGAAAAGCCCGGGGTTTTCAGTCATGGAAACCCCGGGCCTTTTTTGTTCTTCCTGCGATTACAGGGTATTTCCCTGAAAAATATTTTTATTCCAAAGGAGTGAAGAAATGAAAAGAAATTGGCTAATTGGCCTAAGCGGCGTCCTGCTGGCAGTCTCCCTGGTCTTCGTCAGCTGCGGCGGCGATGACGGCGGCGGGGGGCCTGAAATAAAGAAGACTTCCGGAGATGATTTCGCTACTGCTATAGAAGAGGCTTTCGAGGATTTACCTGTAGAAGGTATAACAGCGGCGGCGGTGAAAGAGTTAACATTCGATCAACTTTTTGAGGAACTTGCTAACCAGACCGGACTCTCAAAGGACGAAATAAAAAAATATTTTACCCAGGATGTAGATGGGACAAACCCGGTTGATGGCAGCATAAAAATTAAAGATGCCGGAGATTTTTACATAAGCGAAGCCTTATGGGATGACTTATCCGGCAAAGATGAAACCGGGCCCGGCAGCGGGAGTATTTCTGTAACCAAGGTCCAGGTATATGACGCACAAGACACGACCAAAGCAATAACCGGCAAGGCAACCGTAAAACTTGATCCGTACCTGGGTGATCGCCCTTCAAACCCCACCTATTTGAATGCCGGAACGATTGCCAATGGCAAACTGACCCTAACGCTTCCGTCTACCGGCTTTGAGGATTTTCTGTTCACACAAAAAGACGAACCGGAGTTGAAAGATCTTACGATACAGCCCGCGGATACCAAGATACTTTGGAGTGCGAGATTAAGACTGTTTAACGCTGCGGGTAACGAAATCGGCAGGCTCCGTTATGAGAAAGCCAGTCAATCCGACGATGGTGAAATTTCGTATTGGTATTTTGACAAGGATGTTCGCATCACCGGTACCTTGTCTTCCTCCGAAGAGCACGACAATGGGATTACGTGGACCGGTACCGATAAATATGATATCAATGTGAAAAAGGGCTGGAATCCAATACGGTATTACGGAACAGGGAATCAAACAACGCATACGTGGGACTATACCTGTACAAGTACGATCGGTAACACATCAGGGTATAAATGGACCTTGGACTGGTGGGGTGACGGCCTCGATCCTGACTCCTCCGAATCCGGCGGCGGCGCCCAGGCTGTTGTGATAGACGAGCCGGTGTATCAGTATCCCAAAAACGAATCAAACTTAACGACTACCCTTAAGTATTATCATGGCATGGCTGATCGCACCATAAGAACGCTGGCTTCGGCGGGTATTCCCGATTTTGTCGTGACCAATGGACACCTGAATGTTACGCTGCCTGCCACGCTGAGCGCGGACGCTGTTTATGATACAGATAGCGGGTTAGCTGGCAGCGGCCTTACGATAGCGCCATCGGACGCAAAGATTTTCTTCCTAAACGCCCTTTATGACAACTCTGATGGTTCGGGGGAATCATTATTACACTGGGGTAAAATAGGTGATAATGGCGACGCCAATTATTTTATCTATGCCAATAAAGATGTAACGGTAACCCGTGGCAGTGAAGTGATCCAACTCAAAGCAGGCTGGAATTGGGACGACAGCGATACCTATAATTGGACCTACTATAATTGGGATAATGAAGATTAAAGAAGCCTGACAGCGTACCGTACAGATCGAAGATCCGACGCTGCGCGAAACTCTATTTACTAACATCGGCCCGATTTAGCGGAAACAGCCCGCAAACCGGGCTTTTTTTATCTCTTCCTCCCAAGCTATTCCCTATCACCTGTTTTTCCGGTATCCTTTCCTTATGCCCTGGTTTTTCGAGAACGAAACGGATTTAGCCGCAAAAAAGAAGCATAAACTTGCGGAACCCGAAGAATTCCGGGTCGTTATGCTGAACGATCACTATACCACCATGGACTTCGTAGTGGAGATCCTGATGCTCGTCTTCCATAAGGGTGAGGAGGAGGCGAACCGCATAATGATGGATATTCACCGGAAGGGCCGGGGCGTTGCGGGAATCTACCCCTGGGATATAGCCCAAACCAAGGCGGAACAGGTCCATGCCATGGCCCGGCAGAACGAATTTCCTCTGCATTGTGTGGTAGAAAAAAACTAAAAATTTGATTATATTTATTGGGAGGGGTGAAAAGTGAAAATCAGCCGCCACGTGCAGGCGATCATCAATGCCGCCTATAATGAGGCCAAGGTACGTAACCATGAGTACCTGACCCCCGAACATGTTCTTTATGCAGCCCTGGCCTTTAACGAGGTACAGGGCATCCTTGTCTCCTGCGGAGCCAACCTGGATCAGCTCAAGCTTGGGATGGAGGATTATTTTGAACAGCAGGTACCCACCCAGGACAATACCGAACCTACCCAAACCGTGGGGTTCCAGAGTGTATTGGAGCGGGCGGTACTTCAAAGCCAGTCTTCCCAAAAGCAAATCCTGGATATCGCGGATATCCTGGTTTCCCTTTACGATGAAGAGCGGAATTACTGCGCCTATTATCTGCGCAAATCCGGGATAAAGAACCGGTTGGAGCTTCTGGAAAGCCTTTCCCGGGAATTCGAAGATGAGGGTGAACAGAATTTTTCCCAGGGCTATTCCCCTAAATTTAGCCGAACCAACCCCAACCCCTTGAATGAGGGGGAACCGGGCCGCGAGGGTTTTCCCGAAGAAGGGGAAATGGCGGATCCCGCCCAAAAAACCAAGGCCAACAAACGGAGCGCCCTGGAACGGTACGCCACGGAGCTTACCGCCCTGGCAAAGCTGGGCAAACTGGAGCCGGTAATCGGCCGGCGGACCGAACTGGACCGGACCGTGCAGGTGCTTTGCCGCCGGCTTAAAAACAACCCCGTCCATGTGGGGGATTCCGGGGTGGGCAAGACCGCCATCACCGAAGGGCTGGCCCAGCGCATTGTCGCCGGGGAGGTCCCCCCCACCTTAAAGGATTTTTCAATCTTTTCCCTGGACATGGGCGCCCTGGTGGCGGGAACCAAATACCGGGGCGATTTCGAGGAACGGATCAAACGGGTTGTGGAAGAGATCCTGAAAAAAGAAAAGGCCATCCTCTTTATTGACGAGATCCATACCCTGGTAGGGGCCGGTTCCGTCTCGGGCAGCGCCCTGGACGCCTCCAACCTCCTTAAGCCCGCCTTATCATCGGGGAAACTCCGCTGCATAGGCTCCACCACCCACGAGGAATACGGCAAGTTTTTCGAGAAGGACCGAGCCCTGTCCCGGCGCTTCCAGAAAATTGATATTGACGAGCCCAGCCAGGAGGATGCCATCGCCATACTCCAGGGGCTCAAGTCTAAATACGAGGATTACCACAAGGTGCGGTACAACGATGCGGCGGTGGAGGGCGCAGTGCGGCTTTCCGCCCAGTTCATCACCGAACGGCGCTTGCCGGATAAGGCCATCGACGTAATCGACGAGGCCGGGGCCTTTGCCCGTATCGAAGCCTTCAAAAACAAGGCCGATAGGGGCGCGGAGCTTCCGCGGGAAGCTTCGGCAACGGGTACAGCGGAAACACCGGCGACGGGTGCGGCGGAAGTATCCGCGGAGGAAGCGCCTATAGACATCGGTCTCCAGTTAATCGAAGCCGTGGTTTCCCGGATAGCCCGCATCCCCGAACGGTCCGTGGGGGAAAGCGAGAAGGACAAGCTCCGCTTCCTGGAGGACAAGCTCCGCTCGCGGATCTTCGGCCAGGACGAGGCGATCCTGGCGGCGGTCAAGGCGGTCAAGCGTTCCCGGGCCGGGTTCCGGGCGGATAACAAGCCCGTGGCGAACTTCCTCTTTGTGGGCCCCACCGGTGTCGGCAAAACCGAGTTGGCCCGGGCTTTGGCGGATATCCTTGGGGTGTCCATGCACCGCTTCGACATGAGCGAGTACCAGGAAAAGCATACCGTGTCCCGTCTTATCGGATCCCCCCCGGGCTATGTGGGTTACGAAGAGGGGGGCCTCCTCACGGACGCCATCCGGAAGCAGCCCCACAGCGTTGTACTCCTGGACGAAATCGAAAAGGCGCATCCGGACATCTACAATATACTTCTCCAGATCATGGATTACGCTACCCTAACCGATAACAACGGCAGGAAGGCGGATTTCCGCAACGTGGTCTTTATCATGACCAGTAACGCCGGCGCCCGGGAAATCGGCAAGAGCCTCATCGGCTTTGGCGAGCGGGTTGCCGGAGAGGCGGAGGTGGACAGCGCGGTGGAGCGGATCTTCACCCCGGAATTCCGCAACCGCCTGGACGCGGTGATCCGCTTTAGTCACCTGTCCAAGGAAGTGATGCAGTCCATAGTCCGCAAGGAACTGGATCTCTTTAAAGCCCAGTTGATGGAAAAGAAGGTAGACCTGGAAATAAGCGATGCCTGCGTGGAGCATCTTGCGGAAGAGGGCTACAGCCAGGAATTCGGCGCCCGCAACGTGGGCCGCCTTATTGAAGACAAGATCAAGTCCTTCTTTGTGGACGAGGTCCTCTTCGGCAGCCTCAGTTCCGGCGGTGCAGCCCGGGCGGACTGGCACGACGGGGACTACCACATTGAGGTACGTGATTCCGCAGAAGCGCTGGCTTCGATAGACGGCTAGAGCCTCCCCTATCCTTATACCATGCGGTTCCGTTCCGGTCCGGACCCCCAATTTCCTTACCTCACCGAGTATGATCGCTTTAATTTTCCGTCCCCCGAGGAAAGCCCGGACTGGATCGTAGCCGTGGGGGGTAATCTCTCCCCGGGTATGCTCCTTTCCGCCTATGAACAGGGCCTGTTCCCCTGGTATAACCAGGATGACCCCATACTCTGGCAGTCCCCGGACCCCCGGTTTGTCATATTTCCGGAAAAACTCCACGTTTCAAAGTCTATGCAAAAAGTTTTTAGACAGGGGCAATTCAGCTTTGCCCTGGACCGCAATTTTCCCGCTGTCATCCATGGCTGCGGTGAGGTCTGCCGCCCCGGCCAGGGGGGTACCTGGATCACCAAGGACATCATCGCCGCCTATACGGAACTCCACCGCCTCGGCTGGGCCCATTCTGCGGAAAGCTACCTGGATGGCGAGCTGGCCGGGGGCTGCTACGGGGTACGGCTTGGCAATGCCTTTATCGGGGAATCCATGTTCGCCCGGGAGCCCAATGCGTCTAAAGCAGCATTTCTGCGGCTGGCAAAGATCCTCTTTGCGGACGGGGTCTCCTTCATCGACTGCCAGGTTCACACGGATCATCTGGAAAGCCTGGGGGGAGAGGAGATCAGCAGGAAGGAATGCCTTAAACTTCTGGGCCGAGCCCAGGCGGAACGGAACCACGCCGGGGGTAGGAGGGGCAATTGGGGAGAGTTGTACGGAGAATTATAACACAAATAATCAGCGCCTTGGGCGTTGATTTACCATGAGATTTTAGAACTGATCAGCCGATCTTAGCCGAGGAGATCCACGTTGTTACCGACATTAGAATCGGTGATAACTTCGGCGGACTCAAGCAGCTTGGCAGCAGCGGCGCCCTGTTCTTCAGCATTCCGAATGGCCATGCTCTGAACCTTAGCCGCCGCTTCCTGCTGAACCGCATCTTGGGTCATAGGCTTAGAAACGTTTTCTATTTCCATGTTATAAGTATACACCGGAATACACAAAAATGCAATAACAATGAAAAAAACCGTAAAAGACTACAGCCGCCCTTGGTATCACCTTCGCTGTCCCATACCCAAGAGCGGCACTGGTACTATTCCCGCCTTACTGTAATTCGGCGGGCACCGTCTTGGGCATCTCCGTATGATTAGGCCCAAAGTGTTTGAGGATTACCAAAGGCTCAACACGGCTCTTGTTGACCAGCGTTACCCCGGCTTTTGCCGTGGACTCGGCAACAAAAAACTCATCGGTACTCTGCTGACCAAAACGCAGCAGGGTCGGAGCTTCAATCTCCCACTTGTTCAAAGTACCATGCCCCTGCACACAGATAAGACCGTAGGCGGCGGGGTCCTTGACGGTAACGCTTTCTCCGGGCTGCACCGTAAGTTCTTTGGCGCCAAAGTACTCGTTGGCATAGGATACCCACTTTTCCGTATGGGCCTTATCGGAAACCACCGTAACCGGGGGCCGGAAATAGTGCTTCCGGTAACTGGGGTCTATGTTCTTTTCCCAATCCAGGAGGCTGAAGATATAGTCGATATCTTCTTTTTTATCCGTGGGACATTCGGCCACGAGGAATTCCCGGGGATAAATCTCGCCGGAAGCTACATTTTCATATACCGCATTTACATCCGCATTCCACTGGGGTTCATAGGTCAGCACCGAAGCTGGGGCATGGATAACCCCCGCCGGGGTATACCAGCCGGTTCCCAGGGTTACCCGGTAGGCCCGGGAAAGTTCAGTAATCCGGGTATCGCCCTTTAGGTAATCCCGCAGTCTCTGTTTAACCTGTTCGGGTTTTACATCGGGATCAAAGCCAAAATAGGTGGCGTCCAGGGTTCCGGTATAATTATTCAACTGAGGCGGGAAGTAGTAGGACTCCGGTTTACCCAGCTTCCCCACATTTTTAGCATGCTCAAACATCAGATGCACATGGTGAAACAGGGGATCCACATAGTCAAAATATTTTGAATACATGGGCCAGCCGCCGTATTTTTTTACCAGCTCTTCGCCTACGATTCCGGCGCCCAGGGTTTCAACCGCTTCTTTCAGGGTAAACTTCTCATCATTGTCATAACTTACCGCCACATAACTCAAGCCTTCGTCCGCCCCGGCCAGGGGTCCGTTTTGTGCGGCAATGGTAGAGGCAAACCAGCGTTCCTTTATAGAACCCCGTATCAGCCCATACGCATAATAATCATTTGGGTGTAGTTTAAGACGTCTGCCCGCCTTACCGTTGGGCCGTGGCACAAACACCGGATTCAGACGGAAAATACCGCCGCCCTGTTCTAGGGTCTTTTCGATAAGTGATTTGTTACTCATTCTTATATTCTCCTTTGGTACATTTGGTTTTCATTTTTTGAGCAATCGGGTTGGCGGTATATTCCATCGCCTGAACCACCTAGGCTTCCCGTAAAAACGCGACGTATCCTTTATAGGTGGTGTAGAGATCTATCTTACTGATCACCTCGAAGGGCGAGTGCATGGAGAGCACCGGAATACCGCAGTCCAGGACCTCTACCCCCAGGTTAGCCACATCCAGGGCGATGGTTCCGCCGCCGCCCTTATCGACCTTGCCCAGAGCGCCGAACTGCCACTGGACCTTGTTCCGGTTAAGTATGCCCTGAAC
This window contains:
- a CDS encoding ATP-dependent Clp protease adaptor ClpS, whose amino-acid sequence is MPWFFENETDLAAKKKHKLAEPEEFRVVMLNDHYTTMDFVVEILMLVFHKGEEEANRIMMDIHRKGRGVAGIYPWDIAQTKAEQVHAMARQNEFPLHCVVEKN
- the clpA gene encoding ATP-dependent Clp protease ATP-binding subunit ClpA, producing MKISRHVQAIINAAYNEAKVRNHEYLTPEHVLYAALAFNEVQGILVSCGANLDQLKLGMEDYFEQQVPTQDNTEPTQTVGFQSVLERAVLQSQSSQKQILDIADILVSLYDEERNYCAYYLRKSGIKNRLELLESLSREFEDEGEQNFSQGYSPKFSRTNPNPLNEGEPGREGFPEEGEMADPAQKTKANKRSALERYATELTALAKLGKLEPVIGRRTELDRTVQVLCRRLKNNPVHVGDSGVGKTAITEGLAQRIVAGEVPPTLKDFSIFSLDMGALVAGTKYRGDFEERIKRVVEEILKKEKAILFIDEIHTLVGAGSVSGSALDASNLLKPALSSGKLRCIGSTTHEEYGKFFEKDRALSRRFQKIDIDEPSQEDAIAILQGLKSKYEDYHKVRYNDAAVEGAVRLSAQFITERRLPDKAIDVIDEAGAFARIEAFKNKADRGAELPREASATGTAETPATGAAEVSAEEAPIDIGLQLIEAVVSRIARIPERSVGESEKDKLRFLEDKLRSRIFGQDEAILAAVKAVKRSRAGFRADNKPVANFLFVGPTGVGKTELARALADILGVSMHRFDMSEYQEKHTVSRLIGSPPGYVGYEEGGLLTDAIRKQPHSVVLLDEIEKAHPDIYNILLQIMDYATLTDNNGRKADFRNVVFIMTSNAGAREIGKSLIGFGERVAGEAEVDSAVERIFTPEFRNRLDAVIRFSHLSKEVMQSIVRKELDLFKAQLMEKKVDLEISDACVEHLAEEGYSQEFGARNVGRLIEDKIKSFFVDEVLFGSLSSGGAARADWHDGDYHIEVRDSAEALASIDG
- the aat gene encoding leucyl/phenylalanyl-tRNA--protein transferase, which codes for MRFRSGPDPQFPYLTEYDRFNFPSPEESPDWIVAVGGNLSPGMLLSAYEQGLFPWYNQDDPILWQSPDPRFVIFPEKLHVSKSMQKVFRQGQFSFALDRNFPAVIHGCGEVCRPGQGGTWITKDIIAAYTELHRLGWAHSAESYLDGELAGGCYGVRLGNAFIGESMFAREPNASKAAFLRLAKILFADGVSFIDCQVHTDHLESLGGEEISRKECLKLLGRAQAERNHAGGRRGNWGELYGEL
- a CDS encoding putative motility protein: MEIENVSKPMTQDAVQQEAAAKVQSMAIRNAEEQGAAAAKLLESAEVITDSNVGNNVDLLG